A part of Candidatus Deferrimicrobium borealis genomic DNA contains:
- a CDS encoding transporter — MGTIARKTGYAVLAGFLAAMVPGVRPVHAGLPFLTDEAENLGKGTRQVELWYAGSTDEETAGGSVVKTDQHLPGVTFGYGVAETLDLTLGFARLWGKVTADGLSSNDAGSAVSTLSAKWRFLENAGFQLAVKPLVGYSYRVGGAGDDHTTSFGGWLLVTREHEALEVSLNAGFLYNDYGSTAERHASRSGIWIFSALAEYEVTPELKLGLDVGASTNSDKASGEMPAYALAGAAYSLNKSVDLSLGLKFGITMPEPDFAGTVGITVRF, encoded by the coding sequence ATGGGCACGATCGCACGGAAGACGGGATACGCCGTGCTGGCGGGATTCCTCGCGGCGATGGTTCCGGGCGTCCGCCCGGTGCACGCCGGACTCCCGTTCCTGACGGACGAGGCCGAAAATCTGGGAAAGGGGACGCGGCAGGTCGAATTGTGGTACGCGGGGTCCACCGACGAAGAAACCGCCGGCGGCTCCGTCGTGAAAACCGACCAGCATCTGCCCGGCGTGACCTTCGGCTACGGGGTGGCCGAAACGCTCGACCTGACCCTCGGGTTCGCAAGGCTTTGGGGAAAGGTCACCGCGGATGGCCTCTCCTCGAACGACGCCGGCAGCGCCGTTTCTACCCTCAGCGCGAAATGGCGGTTCCTCGAAAATGCGGGATTCCAGCTCGCGGTGAAACCTCTGGTCGGGTATTCGTACCGCGTGGGGGGTGCGGGCGACGACCACACCACCTCGTTCGGCGGATGGCTCCTGGTCACCAGAGAGCACGAAGCCCTCGAGGTCAGCCTGAACGCGGGATTCCTGTACAACGACTACGGGTCGACGGCGGAACGCCACGCCAGCCGGAGCGGCATCTGGATTTTTTCGGCCCTCGCGGAATACGAGGTTACCCCGGAGCTGAAACTGGGGCTGGACGTCGGAGCTTCCACCAATTCGGACAAGGCATCCGGCGAGATGCCCGCCTATGCGCTCGCGGGAGCCGCCTACTCGCTGAACAAGAGTGTCGATCTCAGCCTGGGATTGAAATTCGGCATCACGATGCCCGAGCCGGATTTCGCCGGGACCGTAGGAATTACCGTTAGATTCTAG
- a CDS encoding DUF502 domain-containing protein — protein MKKSFLTGVFVLVPLVVSVALLLWFFEKVDGLFSPVIDGVVRALFPGTDHVPGTGILAGLVIILALGTLARNVVGKRLLDALDRLIQRIPGYRTVYSTIKQLTNAFSPDSTKSFKEVLLVEFPKEGSYALGFRTMTVEEGDRRLAVVYVPTNNLYLGEVLFIPEETAVRLEMSIEQAVRLLMSGGIAAPRELRRVQGGVQGGA, from the coding sequence GTGAAAAAAAGTTTCCTCACCGGGGTCTTCGTCCTCGTCCCCCTCGTGGTGTCGGTGGCGCTCCTTCTCTGGTTCTTCGAGAAGGTCGACGGCCTCTTTTCGCCGGTGATCGACGGGGTCGTACGGGCCCTGTTCCCGGGCACGGATCATGTTCCGGGGACAGGGATCCTGGCCGGTCTCGTCATCATCCTGGCGCTGGGGACGCTGGCCCGGAACGTGGTGGGGAAGCGGCTCCTCGACGCCCTCGACCGGCTGATCCAGCGGATTCCCGGCTACAGGACGGTGTACTCCACGATCAAGCAGCTCACGAACGCCTTCTCCCCCGACAGCACCAAGTCGTTCAAGGAGGTCCTCCTGGTGGAGTTCCCGAAGGAGGGGTCGTACGCCCTCGGGTTCCGGACGATGACGGTGGAGGAGGGGGACCGCCGGCTGGCGGTCGTGTACGTTCCGACGAACAATCTCTATCTTGGCGAAGTGCTCTTCATCCCCGAGGAGACGGCGGTGCGGCTCGAGATGTCGATCGAACAGGCGGTCCGACTGCTCATGTCGGGGGGGATCGCCGCGCCGCGGGAGTTGCGGAGGGTGCAGGGCGGAGTGCAGGGCGGGGCTTGA
- the larA gene encoding nickel-dependent lactate racemase, translated as MIRQAKPTEGVGKLPPALRFGRGSLPIPEGTFPRADLLAAKSPQLPPSEDGHIGLRIARPAGSLLLSRLVRRGDRVAIAISDITRYSATEIFLPFLLREIDAAGIPRDRVTLFVARGTHRPMTDAEVRQAVGPEIDSGIRVEQPDPDGDLVTLGTTSRGTNVLVSRRVMEHDRIVLTGTISFHYFAGFGGGRKALVPGCAGRETAHQTHFRIFRTDGPGKHPMARAGVLAGNPVHEDIVEAVSLASPTFLVNTLLTPGKRIFDLVAGHWQKAHEEGCARYAKHFRVRIAMRYPLVIASAGGFPKDINLIQSHKALDNAFLATEPGGVLILLAECPDGFGSPTFFPWFRYKDPDVLERELRANYQIYGQTAHAVLTKTRACRVILVSSLPPEDVATMGMTPAPTLPDAIRAAKGILGELPVPLVIPDAGYVLPDPPG; from the coding sequence GTGATCCGCCAGGCAAAACCCACGGAGGGCGTTGGGAAGCTCCCGCCCGCATTGCGGTTCGGGCGCGGTTCGCTGCCGATCCCGGAAGGGACGTTCCCCCGGGCGGACCTCCTCGCGGCGAAGTCCCCGCAGCTTCCCCCGTCGGAGGATGGGCACATCGGGCTTCGGATCGCCCGGCCGGCCGGCTCCCTCCTGCTCTCCCGGCTGGTCCGCCGGGGAGACCGCGTCGCGATCGCCATTTCGGACATCACCCGCTACAGCGCTACCGAAATATTTCTTCCGTTCCTCCTGCGCGAAATCGACGCGGCGGGCATCCCGCGGGACCGCGTGACCCTCTTCGTCGCCCGGGGGACCCACCGCCCCATGACGGACGCCGAGGTGCGGCAGGCGGTCGGGCCGGAGATCGACTCGGGAATCCGCGTGGAGCAGCCGGACCCGGACGGGGACCTCGTGACGCTCGGGACGACCTCGCGCGGCACGAACGTTCTCGTCTCCCGGCGGGTGATGGAGCACGACCGGATCGTCCTGACGGGGACGATCTCGTTCCACTACTTCGCGGGGTTCGGCGGCGGCCGGAAGGCGCTGGTGCCCGGATGCGCGGGGAGGGAGACGGCCCACCAGACGCACTTCCGCATCTTCCGGACCGACGGACCCGGGAAGCACCCGATGGCACGCGCGGGGGTCCTGGCGGGGAACCCGGTCCACGAGGACATCGTCGAAGCCGTTTCGCTGGCCTCCCCGACCTTCCTGGTGAACACGCTGCTCACCCCGGGAAAGCGGATCTTCGACCTGGTGGCCGGGCACTGGCAGAAGGCCCACGAGGAGGGGTGCGCGCGGTACGCGAAGCATTTCCGGGTGCGGATCGCGATGCGGTACCCCCTGGTGATCGCCTCCGCGGGCGGCTTCCCGAAGGACATCAACCTGATCCAGTCCCACAAGGCGCTCGACAACGCGTTCCTCGCGACGGAGCCCGGCGGGGTGCTGATCCTGCTCGCCGAGTGCCCGGACGGCTTCGGCAGCCCCACATTTTTCCCCTGGTTCCGCTACAAGGACCCCGACGTACTGGAGCGGGAGCTGCGCGCGAACTACCAGATCTACGGGCAGACCGCGCACGCCGTCCTCACCAAGACCCGCGCGTGCCGCGTGATCCTCGTTTCCTCCCTTCCTCCGGAAGATGTGGCTACGATGGGGATGACGCCGGCACCGACCCTGCCGGACGCGATCCGCGCCGCCAAGGGGATCCTCGGAGAATTGCCTGTCCCCCTCGTCATCCCCGACGCGGGGTACGTCCTGCCGGACCCGCCGGGGTAA
- a CDS encoding sugar phosphate nucleotidyltransferase, with translation MDHAVVMAGGSGTRFWPESRARRSKQFLDLTGGGPMIRETLLRLFPVVPPERVWVVAGVKDAPHLSHRDLGIPKRHILLEPEGKNTAPAVAYAAAAIAREDPDAVLLATPADHAIGHVRAFQAVLRKGLRLARETGRFVTLGVPPTHPSTGYGYIERGKPFPGKVRGAFAVARFAEKPDLPTAKRFLRSGRFDWNSGLFLVSVATFADRLAKFLPDVDREIHRAFLGDRAGFPKRIARAYRRMRSISIDYGVLEKEKGILVLPANVGWSDLGTWSSLHEFLSGAGKNVAFGDVILSDCRSVLVRTDRGVAAVLGMDDVVVVRSGDAVLVCPRARSEEVKGVLEEVRRRFPALA, from the coding sequence ATGGATCACGCGGTGGTGATGGCGGGCGGATCGGGGACGCGCTTCTGGCCGGAGAGCCGCGCGCGGCGGTCGAAGCAATTCCTGGACCTCACCGGCGGGGGACCGATGATCCGGGAGACCCTCCTGCGCCTCTTCCCGGTCGTCCCCCCGGAACGCGTCTGGGTCGTCGCCGGCGTCAAGGACGCACCGCACCTCTCCCACCGCGACCTCGGCATCCCGAAACGGCACATCCTCCTGGAGCCGGAGGGGAAAAACACCGCCCCCGCGGTGGCGTACGCGGCGGCGGCCATCGCCCGGGAGGACCCCGATGCCGTGCTCCTGGCCACCCCGGCCGACCATGCCATCGGCCACGTCCGGGCGTTCCAGGCCGTGCTCCGGAAGGGGCTTCGCCTGGCGCGGGAGACGGGGCGGTTCGTGACCCTCGGCGTACCGCCGACCCACCCCTCCACGGGGTACGGCTACATCGAGCGGGGGAAACCGTTCCCCGGAAAGGTCCGCGGCGCCTTCGCGGTCGCCCGGTTCGCCGAAAAACCGGACCTTCCCACGGCGAAGCGGTTCCTCCGTTCGGGCCGGTTCGACTGGAACAGCGGGCTGTTCCTTGTCAGCGTCGCGACGTTCGCCGACCGGTTGGCGAAATTCCTCCCCGATGTCGATCGCGAGATCCATCGCGCCTTCCTTGGAGACCGCGCCGGTTTCCCGAAGCGGATCGCGCGGGCGTACCGGCGGATGCGGTCGATCTCGATCGACTACGGCGTCCTGGAGAAGGAGAAGGGGATCCTCGTCCTCCCGGCGAACGTCGGGTGGAGCGACCTCGGGACGTGGAGCTCGCTGCACGAGTTCCTCTCGGGGGCGGGGAAAAACGTCGCGTTCGGCGACGTCATCCTCTCCGACTGCCGGTCCGTTCTCGTGCGGACGGACCGCGGCGTGGCGGCGGTGCTGGGGATGGACGACGTGGTGGTGGTGCGAAGCGGCGACGCGGTGCTGGTCTGCCCGCGCGCCCGCTCGGAGGAAGTGAAGGGTGTGCTGGAGGAGGTCCGGCGGCGGTTCCCCGCGCTGGCGTAG
- the mqnC gene encoding dehypoxanthine futalosine cyclase, which yields MNGSGADWREAVERVSLGRVSAAEGGKLLREAPLFELGRSADAVRRELHPDGIVTYIVDRNINYTNVCSCGCSFCAFYREKDAPDAYVLSGEELSAKIVDTIAAGGVRVLLQGGLHPDWGIGEAVRLVRAVKRHQIQLHGFSPPEVWHFARQSGMTIGEVIARLKDAGLDSIPGGGAEILDDEVRRRISPKKIGWEQWAAVMREAHRQGLRSTATMMFGSVETPEAIVAHLLRVRALQEETGGFTAFIPWVFQSGNTELSRDPRFGEASARGFGHAVGYLRVLALSRILLPNVSTVQVSWVTMGAKVAQIGLFFGADDFGSTMMEENVVASAGVSFRMSEEEIVATIRDAGFVAARRSVDGGGHS from the coding sequence GTGAACGGATCCGGGGCGGATTGGAGGGAGGCGGTCGAGCGGGTTTCGCTCGGGCGCGTGTCGGCCGCGGAGGGGGGCAAGCTGCTGCGGGAGGCGCCGCTGTTCGAGCTGGGGCGGTCCGCCGACGCGGTCCGCCGGGAACTGCACCCGGACGGCATCGTCACCTACATCGTCGACCGGAACATCAACTATACGAACGTCTGCTCCTGCGGCTGCTCCTTCTGCGCCTTCTACCGGGAGAAGGACGCACCCGACGCCTACGTCCTCTCCGGGGAGGAGCTCTCGGCGAAGATCGTGGACACGATCGCGGCGGGCGGAGTCCGCGTGCTGCTGCAGGGGGGGCTGCACCCCGACTGGGGGATCGGCGAGGCGGTCCGGCTTGTGCGGGCGGTGAAGCGGCACCAAATCCAGCTGCACGGGTTCTCCCCGCCGGAAGTCTGGCACTTCGCGCGTCAATCGGGGATGACGATCGGCGAGGTGATCGCGCGCCTGAAGGATGCCGGCCTCGATTCGATCCCGGGCGGCGGTGCGGAGATCCTCGACGACGAGGTGCGGCGCCGGATCAGCCCGAAGAAGATCGGATGGGAACAGTGGGCGGCGGTGATGCGCGAGGCGCATCGACAGGGGCTTCGGTCCACCGCGACCATGATGTTCGGGAGCGTCGAGACGCCCGAAGCGATCGTCGCGCACCTGCTGCGGGTCCGCGCGCTCCAGGAGGAGACGGGGGGCTTCACCGCGTTCATCCCCTGGGTCTTCCAGTCGGGGAACACCGAGCTGTCGCGCGACCCGCGGTTCGGGGAGGCGTCGGCCCGGGGATTCGGCCACGCCGTCGGGTACCTGCGGGTCCTGGCGCTGTCCCGGATCCTCTTGCCGAACGTTTCCACCGTCCAGGTGTCGTGGGTGACGATGGGGGCGAAGGTCGCGCAGATCGGGCTCTTCTTCGGCGCGGACGACTTCGGCAGCACGATGATGGAGGAGAACGTCGTCGCCTCCGCGGGCGTCTCCTTCCGGATGTCCGAGGAGGAGATCGTCGCCACGATCCGGGACGCGGGGTTCGTCGCTGCAAGGCGGTCCGTCGATGGCGGGGGACACTCATGA
- a CDS encoding cupin domain-containing protein, producing MNRFWNPEKIAPKVLAPGVTAKIASGERMMLSLVTFAPDAVVPMHSHPHEQMGMIVSGTLEFTIAGETRVLAGSGMVFVPGGVPHAAKAGPGGALALEVFSPPREEFR from the coding sequence ATGAATCGCTTCTGGAACCCTGAGAAGATCGCGCCGAAGGTGCTGGCTCCGGGGGTGACGGCGAAGATCGCCTCGGGGGAGAGGATGATGCTCTCCCTCGTCACCTTTGCACCGGACGCGGTCGTTCCGATGCACTCCCATCCGCACGAACAGATGGGGATGATTGTGTCGGGGACGCTGGAGTTCACGATCGCAGGCGAGACGCGGGTGCTGGCGGGAAGCGGGATGGTCTTCGTTCCGGGAGGGGTCCCGCACGCGGCGAAGGCGGGCCCCGGGGGGGCGCTGGCGCTGGAAGTCTTCTCGCCCCCCCGGGAGGAGTTCCGTTAA
- a CDS encoding ferritin family protein translates to MGSPEMVAIVHRAIDRERDAISVYLGLAKIVTDVKAKNVLIHLASDEVGHMTKLEKHLISVLRGKDWVIERADLVEAMSEQVSQPSVLEKFDAKKLAKADTIKILGVAIDREIVAERTYLEMAARSKKDSAKEMFLSLAKEEELHAKILRAEVDSIGLNGFWCDMQEFTMEQ, encoded by the coding sequence ATGGGATCACCGGAAATGGTTGCCATCGTGCACCGCGCCATCGACCGGGAGAGGGACGCGATCAGCGTCTACCTCGGGCTGGCGAAGATCGTCACGGACGTGAAGGCGAAGAACGTACTCATCCACCTCGCCTCCGACGAGGTCGGCCACATGACGAAGCTCGAGAAGCACCTGATCTCCGTCCTGCGCGGCAAAGACTGGGTGATCGAGCGGGCGGATCTGGTCGAGGCGATGTCCGAACAGGTCTCGCAGCCGTCGGTGCTGGAAAAGTTCGATGCGAAGAAGCTGGCGAAGGCCGACACGATAAAGATCCTCGGTGTCGCGATCGACCGGGAGATCGTGGCGGAGCGGACCTACCTCGAGATGGCGGCACGCTCGAAGAAGGATTCGGCGAAGGAGATGTTCCTCTCCCTGGCGAAGGAAGAGGAGCTGCACGCGAAGATCCTTCGGGCCGAGGTCGACTCGATCGGGTTGAACGGGTTCTGGTGCGACATGCAGGAATTCACGATGGAACAGTAG
- the serS gene encoding serine--tRNA ligase, giving the protein MLDIKFVRENIAIVEEALRKRRSSLTLDGFVALDKARRERLVEVEGMRAERNAASEEIGRLRREKKDASELMERMKALSVRLKEAEAELPAIERKMEEFLLAIPNVPDPSVPDGAGEEDNPVVRTWGTPRTFSFPVKDHVDLGAALDILDFDRAAKIAGGRFCLSKGAGALLERALINFMLDVHTREHGYLEVLPPFMANSASFFGTGQLPKFEEDLFRVAGTDYFLVPTAEVPVTNIVRDEILAAETLPLKMTAYTPCFRAEAGSYGKDTRGMIRQHQFNKVEMVKICRPEESAQELEELTDDAEEILRRLGLPYRVVTLCTGDIGFSSAKTYDIEVWVPSQERYREISSCSTFTDFQARRAKIRFREGASGKTRLAHTLNGSGLAVGRTVVAILENYQREDGTVDIPEVLRPYMGGLTRIVKR; this is encoded by the coding sequence ATGCTGGACATCAAATTCGTCCGGGAAAACATCGCGATCGTCGAAGAGGCGCTGAGGAAGCGCCGATCCTCCCTCACCCTCGACGGCTTTGTGGCGCTGGACAAGGCGCGGCGGGAGCGGCTCGTCGAAGTCGAGGGGATGCGGGCGGAGCGGAACGCCGCTTCGGAGGAGATCGGCCGTCTGCGCCGGGAGAAGAAGGACGCGTCGGAGCTCATGGAGCGGATGAAGGCGCTCTCGGTGCGGCTCAAGGAGGCGGAAGCGGAACTCCCGGCGATCGAGCGGAAGATGGAGGAGTTTCTCCTCGCCATCCCGAACGTTCCGGACCCCTCGGTCCCGGACGGCGCGGGGGAGGAGGACAACCCCGTCGTGCGGACGTGGGGGACCCCGCGGACGTTCTCTTTCCCGGTCAAGGACCACGTCGATCTCGGCGCGGCGCTGGACATCCTCGACTTCGACCGTGCGGCCAAGATCGCCGGGGGCCGCTTCTGCCTGTCGAAGGGGGCGGGGGCGCTGCTGGAGCGGGCGCTCATCAACTTCATGCTCGACGTCCACACGCGGGAGCACGGCTACCTCGAGGTGCTTCCCCCCTTCATGGCGAACAGCGCGTCGTTCTTCGGCACAGGGCAGCTCCCGAAGTTCGAGGAGGATCTCTTCCGGGTCGCGGGGACCGACTACTTCCTCGTCCCCACCGCGGAGGTGCCGGTGACGAACATCGTGCGGGACGAGATCCTCGCCGCGGAGACGCTACCCCTGAAGATGACGGCGTACACGCCGTGTTTCCGGGCGGAGGCGGGGTCCTACGGCAAGGACACGCGGGGGATGATCCGGCAGCACCAGTTCAACAAGGTGGAGATGGTCAAGATCTGCCGCCCGGAGGAGTCCGCGCAGGAGCTGGAGGAGCTCACCGACGACGCCGAGGAGATCCTCCGGCGCCTCGGCCTGCCGTATCGCGTGGTGACGCTCTGCACGGGGGACATCGGCTTCTCCTCCGCGAAGACGTACGACATCGAGGTCTGGGTTCCATCGCAGGAGCGGTACAGGGAGATCTCCTCGTGCAGCACCTTCACCGACTTCCAGGCGCGCCGCGCGAAGATCCGCTTCCGGGAAGGGGCGTCGGGGAAGACGCGGCTGGCCCACACCCTGAACGGGTCGGGGCTGGCGGTCGGTCGGACGGTCGTCGCGATCCTCGAGAATTATCAACGGGAGGACGGCACCGTGGACATCCCCGAGGTCCTGCGCCCTTACATGGGCGGACTGACGCGGATCGTGAAACGGTAG
- a CDS encoding energy-coupling factor ABC transporter ATP-binding protein, with amino-acid sequence MSHHLVEAENLRHVYPDGTVALRDVSFRITHGESVAVIGANGAGKSTLLLHLNGYLAPTSGVVRIGDLSFTKKTLPEIRRRVGMVFQDPDDQLFMPTVYEDVAFGPINLGLSIEEVETRVKGALERVGAEHLRERPPYRLSGGEKKRVAIATVLSMAPDILVMDEPTNGLDPFARRRLMELLKDFRHTKIFTSHDLDMVLELCERTIVLHDGEVRADGPTLEIFRDDGLLTECRLEKPLSMQGCPVCGIPRRKE; translated from the coding sequence ATGAGCCATCATCTCGTCGAAGCCGAGAATCTGCGCCACGTCTACCCGGACGGCACCGTTGCCCTGCGGGACGTCTCCTTCCGCATCACCCACGGTGAGTCGGTTGCGGTCATCGGCGCGAACGGTGCCGGGAAATCGACATTGCTGCTCCACCTGAACGGCTACCTGGCGCCGACCTCCGGGGTGGTCCGCATCGGCGACCTGTCCTTCACGAAGAAGACGTTGCCGGAAATCCGGCGCCGGGTCGGGATGGTCTTCCAGGACCCGGACGACCAGCTCTTCATGCCGACGGTGTACGAGGACGTGGCGTTCGGTCCGATCAACTTGGGATTATCCATCGAGGAAGTCGAGACGCGGGTCAAGGGTGCCCTGGAACGGGTCGGCGCGGAACATCTCCGGGAGAGGCCACCCTACCGGCTCTCCGGCGGGGAGAAAAAGCGCGTCGCTATCGCCACGGTGCTCTCCATGGCCCCGGACATCCTCGTCATGGACGAACCGACGAACGGGCTCGATCCCTTTGCCCGCAGGCGACTCATGGAGCTGCTCAAGGATTTTCGCCACACCAAGATCTTCACCAGCCACGACCTGGACATGGTCCTCGAGCTCTGCGAGCGAACGATCGTCCTCCACGACGGAGAGGTCCGCGCCGACGGGCCGACCCTCGAGATTTTCCGGGACGACGGGCTTCTCACCGAGTGCCGGCTCGAAAAGCCCCTGTCCATGCAAGGATGCCCGGTATGCGGCATCCCCCGCAGGAAGGAATGA
- a CDS encoding 2-isopropylmalate synthase, producing the protein MADKVFIFDTTLRDGEQVPGAKLARDQKVEIARQLAVLNVDIIEAGFPASSPGDFESVQAVAKSVRGPVITGLARAVKKDIDTLWEAVKVAKRPRIHTFLGTSDIHIQKKFRADREKILQWCVDTVKYARSLCRDVEFSTEDASRTDFEYLCRTVDAVVKAGATTINIPDTVGYATPMEMADRVRRLKEKVPGLDHAILSMHCHDDLGMSTANTLAGILAGARQAEVTVNGIGERAGNASLEEVVLAIKTRKDIFTGLYTDVNTKEIAKTSRMVSKLMGLPIQRNKAIVGTNAFAHSSGIHQDGIIKDRSTYEIIRPEDVGVTAHTFALTARSGRAALKHHISGMGHHLTDAQLAEIYETFLVLADKKKEVMVEDLEILVQDTLFKVPETYKLVNLQILSGTKATPMAALKVQRNNEVIAEAATGNGPIDAAYKCIERIVGANFKLIDFSLNAITSGQDAIGEARVRIRSNGTIFSGGASSTDIIEAAIKAYLSAINRWVAAEAKAKPGKKGASKKEPPVPIPVP; encoded by the coding sequence ATGGCGGACAAGGTTTTCATCTTCGACACGACGTTGCGGGACGGGGAGCAGGTCCCGGGGGCGAAGCTCGCCAGGGATCAGAAGGTCGAGATCGCGCGGCAGCTGGCGGTGCTGAACGTGGACATCATCGAGGCGGGGTTCCCGGCCTCCTCCCCCGGCGACTTCGAGTCGGTCCAGGCGGTGGCGAAAAGCGTCAGGGGGCCGGTCATTACCGGCCTCGCGCGGGCGGTGAAAAAGGACATCGACACGCTGTGGGAGGCGGTGAAGGTGGCGAAGCGCCCCCGGATCCACACGTTCCTCGGCACCTCGGACATCCACATCCAGAAGAAGTTCCGCGCCGACCGGGAGAAGATCCTGCAGTGGTGCGTGGACACGGTGAAGTACGCCCGTTCCCTCTGCCGGGACGTCGAGTTCTCCACCGAGGACGCCTCGCGGACCGACTTCGAGTACCTCTGCCGCACCGTCGACGCGGTCGTGAAAGCGGGCGCGACGACGATCAACATCCCCGACACCGTCGGGTACGCCACGCCGATGGAGATGGCGGACCGGGTGCGGCGGCTCAAGGAGAAGGTCCCCGGGCTGGACCACGCGATCCTCTCGATGCATTGCCACGACGACCTCGGGATGTCCACGGCGAACACCCTCGCGGGAATCCTCGCCGGCGCCCGCCAGGCCGAGGTGACGGTGAACGGGATCGGCGAGCGCGCGGGGAACGCGTCGCTCGAAGAGGTGGTGCTGGCGATCAAGACGCGCAAGGACATCTTCACCGGACTCTACACGGACGTGAACACGAAGGAGATCGCGAAGACGAGCCGGATGGTGTCCAAGCTGATGGGGCTGCCGATCCAGCGGAACAAGGCGATCGTCGGGACGAACGCCTTCGCCCATTCCTCCGGGATCCACCAGGACGGGATCATCAAGGACCGCTCCACGTACGAGATCATCCGGCCGGAGGACGTGGGAGTGACGGCCCACACGTTCGCGCTCACCGCCCGGTCGGGCCGCGCGGCGCTCAAGCACCACATCTCCGGGATGGGGCACCACCTGACCGACGCCCAGCTCGCGGAGATCTACGAGACGTTCCTCGTCCTGGCCGACAAGAAGAAGGAGGTCATGGTCGAGGACCTCGAGATCCTCGTGCAGGACACGCTGTTCAAGGTCCCGGAGACGTACAAGCTGGTCAATCTCCAGATCCTGTCGGGGACGAAGGCGACGCCGATGGCGGCGCTCAAGGTTCAGCGGAACAACGAGGTGATCGCGGAGGCGGCGACGGGGAACGGGCCGATCGACGCCGCGTACAAGTGCATCGAGCGGATCGTCGGGGCGAATTTCAAGCTGATCGATTTCAGCCTGAACGCGATCACGTCGGGGCAGGACGCGATCGGGGAGGCGCGGGTGCGGATCCGCTCCAACGGGACGATCTTCTCCGGCGGCGCGAGCTCCACCGACATCATCGAGGCGGCGATCAAGGCGTACCTCTCCGCGATCAACCGGTGGGTGGCCGCGGAGGCGAAGGCGAAGCCCGGGAAAAAGGGCGCCTCGAAGAAGGAGCCCCCGGTGCCGATCCCGGTCCCTTAA
- a CDS encoding transcription elongation factor GreA yields the protein MLREVKRKLEEEMRRIEHELRVTLPKEIQAALGQGDLSENAEYESAKNRQSTLQARFAQIQKRLADLSRIDVSGVPKDRAGLGSEVTVENLESGEEILYTLVIPELADGTKSFVSMASPVGKALMNRRVGDTVTITIPRGTLEYEVRRIVTLTGDVLE from the coding sequence TTGCTTCGCGAGGTGAAACGGAAGCTCGAGGAAGAGATGCGGCGGATCGAACACGAGCTGCGGGTCACCCTTCCGAAGGAGATCCAGGCGGCGCTGGGCCAGGGCGACCTTTCCGAGAACGCCGAGTACGAGTCGGCCAAGAACCGGCAGTCTACGCTACAGGCGCGCTTCGCCCAGATCCAGAAGCGCCTGGCCGACCTTTCCCGCATCGACGTGTCGGGCGTGCCGAAGGACCGCGCGGGGCTCGGGAGCGAGGTCACGGTGGAAAACCTGGAGAGCGGGGAAGAGATCCTCTACACCCTCGTGATCCCGGAGCTGGCCGACGGGACCAAGTCGTTCGTCTCCATGGCGTCCCCGGTGGGGAAGGCGCTCATGAACCGCCGCGTGGGCGACACGGTCACGATCACGATCCCCCGCGGGACGCTGGAGTACGAGGTACGGCGGATCGTCACCCTGACCGGGGACGTCCTCGAATAG